The following proteins are encoded in a genomic region of Puniceicoccus vermicola:
- a CDS encoding transposase, with product MSRTVNGEALFGDREREVLRKMIWQVAEFSGVRVVTYAVMKNHFHILVEVPPAGTEVSDEELVRRYRKLYPKPTPWNPMPAEVLEGHLKDNFLDGRELRKELTRRMHDVSEFMRTLKLRFTLWFNRSRDRFGPLWSARFKSVLVEGDRWALRTVAAYIDLNAVRAGLVSDPKDYRFCGYAEALGGGRLARAGLSVVDKDLAGYRQTLYGAGDGEKEGKESISHEEAVRVLQEEKGKLPLSVVLRCRVRYFSDGMVLGSEDFVRKFLEDEPDGKRARRPHSLRGSDWKGLSVGTGLRKGLFG from the coding sequence ATGAGTCGGACGGTGAATGGGGAGGCTCTCTTTGGAGATCGGGAGAGGGAGGTTTTGCGGAAGATGATCTGGCAGGTTGCTGAGTTCTCTGGGGTGCGGGTGGTTACTTATGCGGTGATGAAGAACCACTTCCATATTTTGGTGGAGGTGCCACCGGCAGGGACTGAGGTTTCGGATGAGGAGTTGGTTCGTCGTTATCGGAAGTTGTATCCTAAGCCTACTCCTTGGAATCCGATGCCCGCGGAGGTTTTGGAGGGGCATTTGAAGGATAACTTCCTTGATGGGAGGGAATTGAGGAAGGAGCTTACTCGTCGGATGCATGATGTTTCAGAGTTTATGCGGACTTTGAAGCTTCGGTTTACGCTTTGGTTTAACCGGTCACGGGATCGGTTTGGTCCGCTTTGGTCGGCTCGCTTTAAGAGTGTTTTGGTCGAAGGGGATCGGTGGGCTTTGCGGACTGTGGCGGCCTATATTGACCTGAACGCGGTTCGTGCTGGGTTGGTTTCGGATCCTAAGGATTATCGGTTTTGCGGGTATGCGGAGGCTCTTGGGGGCGGGCGGTTGGCCCGGGCTGGGCTCTCTGTGGTGGATAAGGATCTGGCTGGGTATCGGCAGACTTTGTATGGGGCTGGCGATGGAGAGAAAGAAGGGAAAGAGTCTATCTCTCACGAAGAAGCGGTGCGAGTTTTGCAGGAGGAGAAGGGGAAGTTGCCCCTTTCGGTGGTTTTGCGGTGCCGGGTGCGGTATTTTTCGGACGGGATGGTGCTGGGATCAGAGGATTTTGTGCGGAAGTTCCTGGAAGATGAACCGGATGGGAAGCGGGCTCGAAGGCCTCATTCTCTACGAGGGAGCGACTGGAAAGGGCTCTCTGTGGGAACTGGGCTTCGGAAGGGCCTTTTCGGATAA
- a CDS encoding M16 family metallopeptidase, with translation MFLTHAKLSAEDSFPWPQETSDLSPDPEIRFGSLPNGMGYLIRTSSEPPERVSLRLVVQAGSLMETEEQRGLAHFLEHMAFNGTRNFASGEMVEYFQRLGMAFGADTNASTGFDRTQYKLELPNGDPDLRTESLRLLRDYADGVLLASEEIEKERGIILSEKNSRDTVDFRTFQTEIGFLLPGTKFANRMPIGLEEVITNVPREQFVSFYESWYHPERTFLVATGDIDPDAWESAIREAFSSFGDDKGPAPEDPILGEVSFEGIEALVHREPEGKAVRFEVSTGQAIDDLPDTEARRIREGQLQILNAILSRRMERLARDEDSPILSSYAYSYPLYEFVELSGISATVRPDEWADGVGIVEQELRKALEHGFAEAEILEAEANLLRAAREKVDGQETRKSSSWADEYAFLVNSARVPLSPEQELSIAEEAASLSTPATLQQLLQGIWSDNGRRLFLTGPVPEGVEAEDLIAVYETSSSTEVAATEMLSDLTFPYAATGASEPTEVTRHEDPELAQAQYANGVRANWKKTPFEEESILITIRIGGGGLSLPDDQPGIARLAEGAFLQGGLAEISFDDLQTVTAGRTVSTRFSVSEDSFQLQGQTRPEDLDLQLDILRAFLLDPGFRSEGLSLFRRSIDSQYREIESTWQGILQSEAWPFLYGNYGLQNFPSKDELKERNFEELREWLVPQFQNGYLEVSVVGDFEEDSLVASLDRVFGTLPGKRPSSPQYTVGEDGPVFPEGEQREFAVKSDIPQGSAMVAFPSAGLAPVEESRRLSLLSSVLDDRLRLKIREESGQAYSYTASNRPSDTYDFGIFFGIAILSPEKVSPVAQQIMEVVESLGTEPITEDERLRALAPNLKQLEDMRRNNRYWLRVLNGSQVEPEQIEWSRTLLEGYQAITVEDLQKTAETYLVPEKAAWVEIASPIPVESQ, from the coding sequence ATGTTCCTCACCCACGCAAAACTCTCCGCTGAAGACTCATTTCCTTGGCCTCAGGAAACCTCGGATCTTAGTCCTGATCCCGAAATCCGTTTTGGCAGTCTGCCGAACGGTATGGGCTATTTGATCCGGACCTCTTCCGAGCCTCCAGAGCGGGTGAGCCTTCGACTTGTGGTGCAGGCCGGTTCCCTCATGGAAACTGAGGAGCAGCGGGGCCTAGCCCACTTTCTGGAGCATATGGCTTTCAACGGGACTCGGAATTTTGCCTCAGGCGAAATGGTCGAGTATTTTCAGCGATTGGGAATGGCTTTTGGGGCCGACACCAATGCCAGCACAGGGTTTGATCGCACCCAGTACAAACTAGAACTCCCCAACGGGGATCCGGACCTTCGGACGGAGAGTCTTCGGCTTCTTCGCGACTATGCCGATGGGGTCCTGCTTGCATCGGAAGAGATTGAAAAAGAACGCGGTATTATTCTTTCGGAGAAAAACAGCCGGGATACCGTCGATTTTCGGACGTTTCAGACTGAAATCGGATTTCTTCTTCCTGGGACCAAGTTCGCCAACCGTATGCCGATCGGACTCGAAGAGGTGATTACCAATGTCCCCCGCGAGCAGTTTGTCAGCTTCTACGAAAGTTGGTACCATCCCGAACGAACCTTCTTGGTCGCCACCGGCGATATCGATCCGGACGCATGGGAGTCGGCAATCCGCGAAGCGTTTTCATCCTTCGGTGATGATAAGGGCCCTGCTCCAGAGGATCCTATTCTAGGTGAGGTTTCCTTTGAAGGGATTGAAGCTCTCGTGCATCGCGAACCCGAAGGAAAGGCAGTGCGCTTTGAGGTTTCTACGGGTCAAGCGATCGACGATCTTCCTGACACCGAAGCTCGTCGTATCCGGGAGGGACAACTACAGATTCTCAATGCGATACTTTCGCGACGCATGGAGAGGCTGGCCCGTGACGAGGACTCCCCTATCCTCTCTAGCTATGCCTACAGCTATCCACTCTACGAATTTGTGGAACTTTCGGGAATTTCGGCCACGGTCCGTCCCGACGAATGGGCCGATGGCGTCGGTATCGTCGAGCAAGAATTACGCAAAGCCCTTGAGCATGGCTTCGCCGAAGCGGAGATTTTAGAGGCGGAAGCGAATCTTCTCAGGGCTGCCCGAGAAAAGGTTGACGGACAGGAAACCCGCAAATCCTCTTCTTGGGCTGACGAATACGCCTTTCTCGTTAATTCAGCGCGGGTGCCGCTCTCACCCGAGCAGGAATTGAGTATTGCGGAAGAAGCAGCGTCTTTGTCCACCCCGGCTACCTTGCAGCAGCTGCTTCAAGGTATCTGGTCGGATAATGGCCGTCGTCTTTTCCTGACGGGACCGGTTCCCGAAGGAGTCGAGGCCGAAGACCTCATTGCGGTTTACGAAACTTCCTCCTCCACTGAAGTTGCGGCTACCGAGATGCTCTCCGACCTCACTTTCCCCTATGCTGCCACCGGTGCGTCCGAGCCTACGGAGGTCACTCGTCACGAGGATCCTGAGCTGGCTCAAGCCCAGTACGCCAACGGCGTTCGAGCCAATTGGAAAAAGACTCCATTTGAAGAAGAGTCCATCCTCATCACCATTCGAATCGGAGGAGGAGGTCTTTCTCTACCGGATGATCAACCGGGGATTGCCCGTCTGGCCGAGGGTGCGTTCCTCCAAGGTGGACTGGCCGAAATCTCCTTTGACGATCTTCAAACCGTAACTGCCGGCCGCACAGTCAGCACCCGGTTTTCCGTCTCAGAAGATTCTTTCCAACTCCAAGGACAAACACGTCCCGAAGATCTGGACCTCCAACTCGACATCCTCCGCGCTTTCCTCCTCGATCCTGGTTTTCGCTCCGAAGGTCTCAGCCTGTTCCGCCGTTCGATCGACTCCCAATACCGCGAGATCGAATCCACTTGGCAGGGCATTCTCCAAAGCGAGGCTTGGCCTTTCCTCTATGGGAACTACGGCCTGCAAAACTTCCCGAGCAAGGATGAGCTGAAAGAACGGAATTTCGAAGAACTCCGGGAATGGCTCGTTCCCCAGTTCCAGAATGGCTACTTGGAGGTCTCGGTCGTCGGCGATTTTGAAGAAGACTCATTGGTCGCCTCATTGGACCGAGTCTTTGGCACCCTTCCCGGCAAACGTCCCAGCTCTCCACAATACACCGTCGGAGAGGATGGGCCCGTATTCCCTGAAGGCGAGCAACGTGAATTTGCAGTCAAATCCGATATCCCACAGGGCTCAGCGATGGTAGCGTTCCCCTCCGCCGGATTGGCCCCGGTGGAAGAAAGCCGTCGGCTCTCCCTGCTCTCTTCTGTTCTTGACGACCGTCTCCGCCTCAAGATCCGCGAAGAATCCGGCCAAGCGTATTCCTACACGGCCTCGAACCGACCTAGTGACACCTACGATTTCGGCATCTTTTTCGGCATCGCAATTCTTTCGCCCGAAAAGGTATCTCCTGTCGCCCAGCAAATCATGGAGGTCGTCGAGTCGCTAGGCACAGAGCCCATCACCGAGGACGAGCGACTACGCGCCCTGGCCCCGAACCTCAAACAGCTTGAGGACATGCGGCGCAACAACCGATACTGGCTCCGAGTCCTGAATGGCTCGCAAGTTGAGCCCGAGCAGATCGAGTGGTCGCGGACACTTCTGGAAGGGTACCAAGCGATCACCGTCGAGGATCTGCAAAAAACCGCCGAGACCTATCTCGTCCCCGAGAAAGCCGCATGGGTGGAAATCGCCTCCCCGATTCCCGTCGAGAGTCAATAG
- the ndk gene encoding nucleoside-diphosphate kinase, whose product MEKSLIILKPDCMAANNAGEVISRFENAGFTIVAAKMARLDSSILREHYAHVADKPFFPEIESFMSSRPVIFLVLEGEGVVQKVRDLLGPTDSAEAPAGTIRGDLGTDKMKNVVHASDSVENASIEIDRFFRSEELCAD is encoded by the coding sequence ATGGAAAAATCCCTTATCATTCTGAAACCCGATTGTATGGCAGCCAACAATGCCGGCGAAGTAATCTCGCGATTCGAGAATGCTGGCTTCACAATCGTGGCCGCGAAGATGGCTCGGCTCGATTCTTCCATCCTGCGCGAGCACTATGCCCACGTTGCGGACAAGCCTTTCTTTCCGGAAATTGAGTCCTTCATGAGCTCACGACCCGTGATTTTCCTCGTTCTCGAGGGTGAAGGAGTCGTCCAAAAAGTCCGCGATCTTCTCGGACCCACTGATTCCGCTGAGGCTCCTGCGGGAACCATTCGCGGCGACTTGGGTACGGACAAAATGAAAAATGTGGTCCACGCATCCGACAGTGTTGAAAACGCCTCGATCGAAATCGATCGTTTCTTCCGCTCGGAAGAACTCTGCGCGGACTGA
- the ribB gene encoding 3,4-dihydroxy-2-butanone-4-phosphate synthase, whose amino-acid sequence MTEDPSTEDVFDSIEEAIAEIAAGRMVIVTDDENRENEGDLVLAASKVSPEAINQMIQEAGGLICAPTLSHQLTRLGINQMVVDNRESHRTDFSVSVDAAEGISTGISAYDRAQTIRILANPDATPDMLVQPGHIFPLRSRPGGVLQRAGHTEAAVDLATLAGLHPSGVICEILNKDGTMARLPELLAFKKKHSLKMVSIAQLIEYRHKREKLVEPIGLKKVETDFGTFDLHLFRSILDNRVHLALTMGELDGDPTLVRVQGENLLSDVFGASFRENLVRPAMKRIAEEGKGAVVYIEQSNGGFRLDPKTGQLSDQDGLGGAPMDFRDYGMGAQILSELGLCKIRLLTSRPRKAIALEGYDLQIVEQVQVVDHNFDQEESE is encoded by the coding sequence GTGACTGAAGATCCCAGCACAGAGGATGTCTTCGATTCCATCGAAGAAGCCATAGCGGAAATCGCTGCCGGGCGCATGGTGATCGTCACCGATGACGAGAACCGCGAGAATGAAGGTGATTTGGTATTGGCGGCCTCTAAGGTGTCGCCCGAGGCCATCAACCAGATGATCCAAGAGGCAGGCGGCCTAATCTGCGCCCCTACCCTGAGCCATCAGCTTACGCGATTGGGCATCAACCAGATGGTCGTCGACAACCGGGAAAGCCATCGCACGGATTTCTCGGTGTCTGTAGACGCCGCTGAGGGGATCTCCACGGGTATCAGTGCCTATGATCGGGCCCAGACCATCCGGATCCTGGCGAATCCGGATGCGACTCCGGACATGCTGGTGCAGCCTGGTCATATCTTCCCTCTTCGCTCCCGTCCGGGCGGGGTTCTCCAGCGCGCCGGTCACACCGAAGCGGCAGTGGATCTAGCGACCCTCGCCGGACTCCACCCGAGCGGAGTGATCTGCGAGATCCTGAACAAGGATGGGACGATGGCACGGCTTCCGGAGCTCCTCGCCTTCAAGAAGAAACACAGCTTGAAGATGGTCTCCATCGCCCAGCTGATCGAATATCGGCACAAGCGGGAAAAATTGGTGGAGCCGATCGGATTGAAGAAGGTGGAAACAGACTTTGGAACCTTCGACCTCCATTTGTTCCGAAGCATTCTCGACAACCGTGTCCACCTCGCTCTTACGATGGGAGAACTCGACGGAGATCCCACGCTCGTCCGCGTCCAAGGGGAAAACCTACTCTCGGACGTCTTCGGAGCCAGCTTCCGCGAAAATCTGGTCCGGCCTGCGATGAAGCGGATTGCTGAGGAAGGGAAAGGGGCCGTCGTATATATCGAACAGTCGAACGGAGGATTTCGCCTTGATCCCAAGACCGGTCAACTCTCCGACCAAGACGGCCTCGGAGGTGCACCGATGGACTTCCGCGACTATGGCATGGGAGCTCAGATCCTTTCTGAACTCGGCCTTTGCAAAATCCGTTTGCTCACCTCCCGCCCGCGCAAGGCAATCGCTCTCGAGGGATACGATCTGCAAATCGTGGAGCAGGTCCAAGTCGTCGATCATAACTTTGACCAAGAAGAATCTGAATGA
- the ribH gene encoding 6,7-dimethyl-8-ribityllumazine synthase, whose protein sequence is MSFDQAISDQKLEGKGLRIGIVAACYNGERVNKLLNLVVQELEKLGVDQTEIRVERVPGAMEIPFAASRLSQSSDYHALIGLGVVIAGDTNHHDVIGYTTASSLQQISIATGVPVVNGILVVETEQQASDRLGDKVDRGAEFARAAIALANLDL, encoded by the coding sequence ATGAGCTTTGACCAAGCAATTTCCGACCAAAAGCTGGAAGGCAAAGGTCTCCGTATCGGTATCGTCGCCGCGTGCTATAATGGTGAGCGCGTAAACAAGCTACTCAACCTAGTCGTTCAGGAGCTTGAGAAGCTCGGGGTGGATCAAACGGAGATTCGAGTGGAGAGAGTTCCTGGAGCGATGGAGATCCCCTTCGCCGCTTCCCGACTCTCCCAATCCTCCGATTACCATGCGCTGATTGGACTCGGAGTCGTAATCGCCGGCGACACGAATCATCACGATGTGATCGGATACACCACCGCGTCATCCCTCCAACAGATTTCCATCGCGACCGGAGTCCCCGTGGTTAACGGAATCCTGGTCGTTGAGACAGAACAGCAAGCCTCTGATCGCTTGGGCGACAAAGTCGACCGAGGAGCAGAATTCGCCCGGGCTGCCATTGCCTTGGCCAACTTGGATCTTTAA
- the nusB gene encoding transcription antitermination factor NusB yields the protein MPNEKQPEGASVPARKPSRRRQNRVAAMQFLYLYESNRGDTLTELLLGFMDTQEKERDYYQFAEELIHGTIGNLEEIDAKIQSLASNWKFDRIARVDLAILRMACFELLHRSDIPPVVTINEAIDLGKEYSNQESRRFLNGVLDRMSSELGRPLREAE from the coding sequence ATGCCGAACGAGAAACAACCAGAAGGAGCCTCCGTGCCTGCGCGCAAGCCCTCGCGACGACGTCAGAACCGAGTGGCGGCCATGCAATTCCTCTACCTGTACGAATCCAATCGGGGCGATACGCTCACCGAGCTCCTATTGGGGTTCATGGATACTCAGGAGAAGGAACGCGACTACTACCAATTTGCGGAAGAACTCATTCACGGAACGATAGGCAACCTCGAAGAAATCGACGCCAAAATCCAATCTCTCGCGAGCAACTGGAAGTTTGACCGGATCGCCCGTGTGGACTTGGCCATCCTGCGCATGGCCTGCTTCGAACTCCTTCATCGGTCCGATATCCCCCCGGTGGTGACGATCAATGAGGCGATCGATCTCGGGAAAGAATACTCGAATCAGGAGAGCCGACGGTTCCTCAATGGAGTCCTCGACCGGATGTCCAGCGAGCTCGGACGCCCACTGCGAGAGGCCGAATAA